The Zestosphaera sp. genome has a window encoding:
- the radA gene encoding DNA repair and recombination protein RadA codes for MGESRPSNKKIASIEDLELTPTVLSKLMEAGFKTLESIAAANSAELASIAGIPLPTAQRIVVKARDLLGLKFKTALELRIERAKIGRITTGSRSLDALLGGGIETKSITELFGEYGTGKTNICHQLAVNVQLPEERGGLNGKALYIDTEGTFRWERIEAMAKGVGLDPEVAMRNIIWARAINSDHQISLVEEATNELLPNENIKLLVIDSVISHFRAEYTGRETLAVRQQKLNKHLHDLARIAEAFDIAVVVTNQVMARPDLYYGDPTQAVGGHVLAHAPGVRVQLRKGRGNKRIARVVDAPHLPEGEAVFVITEEGIRDAEE; via the coding sequence TTGGGCGAGTCTAGACCTTCAAACAAGAAGATAGCTTCAATAGAAGACTTAGAGCTCACTCCAACAGTTCTTTCGAAGTTGATGGAAGCTGGTTTCAAGACTCTTGAATCTATAGCTGCTGCTAACTCGGCCGAACTCGCTAGCATAGCTGGTATACCGTTACCGACAGCTCAGAGAATAGTTGTTAAAGCGAGAGACTTGCTAGGACTTAAGTTTAAGACAGCCCTTGAGCTGAGGATAGAGAGAGCTAAGATAGGGAGGATTACTACTGGCTCAAGGAGCTTAGACGCTCTGTTAGGGGGAGGTATTGAGACTAAGTCTATTACTGAACTCTTCGGCGAGTACGGGACCGGCAAGACAAACATATGTCATCAGTTAGCAGTCAACGTCCAGTTACCTGAAGAACGTGGCGGGCTAAACGGGAAAGCGCTGTATATAGATACTGAAGGCACGTTCAGGTGGGAGAGGATAGAAGCTATGGCTAAGGGGGTCGGGCTAGACCCTGAAGTCGCTATGAGGAACATCATATGGGCTAGAGCGATAAACAGTGATCACCAGATATCGTTAGTTGAGGAAGCTACTAACGAGCTGCTGCCTAATGAGAACATAAAGTTGCTCGTGATAGATTCGGTCATAAGTCACTTCAGAGCAGAGTATACCGGTAGAGAGACTCTAGCCGTCAGACAACAGAAGCTTAACAAACACTTACATGACTTAGCTAGGATAGCTGAGGCTTTCGACATAGCTGTAGTCGTGACTAATCAAGTCATGGCTAGGCCAGACCTTTATTACGGTGACCCCACACAGGCTGTAGGAGGTCACGTGCTAGCTCACGCACCGGGAGTCAGGGTTCAGTTAAGGAAAGGTAGAGGCAATAAGAGGATAGCTAGAGTTGTTGACGCTCCTCACTTACCGGAAGGTGAGGCGGTCTTCGTAATTACTGAGGAAGGAATCAGAGACGCTGAGGAGTAA
- a CDS encoding threonine synthase, whose translation MSKYIKNLTCSRCGTTYKYEDKPSLCLKNDLGRLDINYDYEALKNFYTRDYVSKKPLTSQWKYFDLLPPQNSENIVTLNEGATPLIKARRLAEKLGVKSLWIKDETRNPTASYKDRGMSVAVSVAKEFGYSKLVTASSGNAAVALSAYAARTGMEVYAFVIEQASYSKIAQLLFYGAKVVKVRGLGREDPTVKMMKLAYEKFGFFPSPSFGPFNPYQIEGSKTISYEIVEQMNWVTPDWVFVPVGAASLLTGVWKGFRDYIELGLINEYPKLFAVQSTGNPPFVRAFKEKQDPFNIRPWDHPHTIAWGLEDPYPWDGDAGLAALQVTRGKAEEVEDSLIVEAMKALASTEGVFAEPSGAASLAGLMKALQDKLIDKDEEVVVLITGHGLKDPDVVREVVGDAPTINPDIEELRKVLATYYETVI comes from the coding sequence ATGTCAAAATACATAAAGAACCTCACTTGTTCTCGTTGCGGCACTACCTACAAGTATGAGGACAAGCCATCCCTGTGCTTAAAGAACGACTTAGGTCGGCTAGACATAAACTACGATTATGAAGCACTCAAGAATTTCTATACTAGAGATTACGTCAGCAAGAAGCCTCTAACTAGTCAATGGAAATACTTTGACTTGCTACCGCCCCAAAACAGTGAAAACATCGTCACACTTAATGAGGGAGCTACCCCGTTAATTAAAGCTCGAAGACTTGCTGAGAAGCTCGGCGTTAAGTCTTTATGGATTAAAGACGAGACTAGAAACCCGACAGCATCCTATAAAGATCGCGGCATGTCAGTTGCTGTCAGCGTTGCTAAAGAATTCGGCTATAGCAAGTTAGTTACCGCCTCATCAGGAAACGCGGCAGTTGCTTTATCAGCTTACGCTGCCAGGACTGGAATGGAGGTCTATGCTTTCGTCATAGAGCAAGCTAGTTATAGTAAGATAGCCCAGCTACTTTTCTACGGAGCTAAGGTAGTTAAGGTGCGGGGTCTCGGCAGAGAAGACCCTACAGTCAAGATGATGAAGCTAGCTTACGAGAAATTCGGATTCTTCCCGTCACCTAGCTTCGGTCCCTTCAACCCGTACCAGATAGAGGGCTCTAAAACAATCTCTTACGAGATAGTAGAGCAAATGAATTGGGTGACGCCAGACTGGGTTTTTGTCCCAGTAGGTGCTGCTTCACTGTTGACTGGTGTTTGGAAGGGATTCAGAGACTACATAGAATTAGGTCTAATTAATGAGTATCCTAAGTTGTTTGCTGTGCAGTCAACAGGTAACCCGCCGTTCGTCAGAGCTTTCAAAGAAAAACAAGACCCCTTCAATATACGCCCCTGGGACCACCCACACACTATAGCCTGGGGTCTTGAAGACCCATACCCCTGGGATGGTGACGCAGGACTAGCAGCTCTTCAAGTCACTAGAGGCAAGGCAGAAGAAGTTGAAGATTCTCTGATTGTTGAAGCTATGAAGGCTCTGGCTAGTACTGAGGGAGTATTTGCTGAGCCATCTGGGGCAGCGTCTTTAGCCGGACTTATGAAGGCTCTTCAGGACAAGCTTATAGACAAGGATGAGGAGGTAGTAGTGTTGATAACGGGGCACGGGCTAAAAGACCCAGACGTGGTGAGAGAAGTAGTTGGTGACGCACCAACAATAAATCCAGACATTGAAGAGTTAAGAAAGGTATTAGCCACTTACTACGAGACAGTAATCTGA
- a CDS encoding HIT domain-containing protein, translating into MCGHALKVLWAPWRMSYIVRGSSEECIFCKAVKGGDEENYVVMRSEHSIAMLNIFPYNTAHVMIAPVRHVARLEQLTREEVLDLFEVLSRVIKAIDQEYSPQGYNIGVNVGRVAGAGVESHVHVHVVPRWLGDTNFMPVIAGTKVMPEDLRSTYARLRNRVVSQDSIR; encoded by the coding sequence ATGTGTGGGCACGCCTTGAAAGTCTTGTGGGCTCCTTGGAGGATGAGTTACATAGTTAGGGGCTCGTCAGAAGAGTGTATATTCTGTAAGGCAGTTAAGGGGGGTGACGAAGAGAATTACGTCGTGATGAGGTCTGAGCACAGCATCGCCATGCTCAATATATTCCCGTACAACACCGCGCACGTCATGATAGCGCCAGTCAGACATGTTGCTAGGTTAGAGCAGCTGACACGTGAGGAGGTTTTAGACTTGTTTGAAGTTCTCTCTAGGGTTATTAAGGCTATCGATCAGGAATACAGCCCGCAAGGCTACAACATAGGGGTAAACGTGGGGAGGGTTGCTGGAGCAGGTGTTGAGTCACACGTCCACGTTCACGTAGTTCCGAGATGGTTAGGAGATACTAACTTCATGCCGGTAATCGCTGGGACTAAAGTAATGCCTGAAGACCTGCGTAGCACGTACGCAAGACTGAGAAACAGAGTAGTCTCTCAAGACTCTATACGTTAA
- the arcC gene encoding carbamate kinase has protein sequence MTRDERYILIALGGNAFQSKGDKGTPEDYWRNAYRAAETIVRIVKEGYRVVVTHGNGPQVGIIMEWMERSKDRIPPLTMDIAGAMTQGWLGYLLAQSISNVLIREGVRDSVKGVVAVVNQVEVRRDDPAWSNPTKYVGSWYTEEEAKKLAAEKGWVFKPDPRGGYRRVVPSPNPFNNVEVAAIKRLVDDGWIVVASGGGGIPIVRNDDNTLQGVEAVIDKDLAGEVLATSLGVGTLAILTDVDGVYLNFGKPDQKKLDVVMVSELEKYYKEGHFAPGSMGPKVLAAIRFIKNGGKKAMIGHLYKGYEVIKGLSGTTILPI, from the coding sequence TTGACTAGGGACGAGAGATACATACTAATCGCGTTAGGTGGTAACGCGTTCCAGAGCAAGGGAGATAAAGGAACTCCTGAAGACTATTGGAGAAACGCTTATAGAGCTGCAGAAACTATTGTGAGGATAGTTAAGGAGGGGTATAGAGTTGTCGTCACTCACGGGAACGGCCCTCAAGTAGGTATTATAATGGAGTGGATGGAGAGGTCTAAAGACAGGATACCTCCTTTAACTATGGATATAGCAGGTGCTATGACTCAAGGGTGGTTAGGTTACTTACTAGCTCAGTCAATAAGCAACGTGCTAATCAGGGAGGGTGTTAGAGACTCCGTTAAGGGAGTTGTAGCTGTAGTTAATCAAGTTGAAGTGCGGAGAGACGACCCGGCATGGAGTAATCCTACTAAGTATGTGGGGAGCTGGTATACTGAGGAGGAAGCTAAGAAGTTAGCTGCTGAGAAAGGCTGGGTCTTTAAACCTGACCCTAGAGGCGGGTACAGGAGAGTAGTCCCATCACCGAATCCGTTCAATAACGTGGAAGTAGCCGCTATAAAGAGGTTAGTTGATGATGGGTGGATAGTCGTAGCTTCTGGTGGTGGCGGAATACCTATAGTTAGGAACGATGACAACACTCTGCAAGGCGTTGAGGCAGTAATCGACAAGGATTTAGCTGGTGAGGTTTTAGCCACGTCTCTCGGGGTAGGAACCCTAGCGATATTGACAGACGTAGACGGTGTATACCTGAACTTCGGCAAGCCAGACCAGAAGAAGTTAGATGTAGTAATGGTGTCTGAGTTAGAGAAATACTATAAGGAAGGACACTTTGCTCCAGGTTCTATGGGGCCCAAAGTACTAGCTGCGATAAGGTTCATAAAGAACGGCGGTAAGAAAGCTATGATAGGTCACCTATATAAAGGCTACGAAGTAATAAAGGGTCTCTCAGGAACTACAATACTGCCTATCTAG
- a CDS encoding 4Fe-4S binding protein, giving the protein MSVEISVEIAGLKFRNPILNSACPISRDGKAMELLAEGGAGGLVAKTIGIKPAKVPRPHMGVINRGYLGLMSPKYENGKLVTKIVNVRGAYYGFLNAELWSDLPPEQWFNVELPYARRVAEKHGIPLIASLGYWAHELRELGPKAVKAGAQGIEFSTHYVGFEYKPVVESAKALKEVVEVPVFPKLSPHLIGLKEMIRELEKVGVDGVVAINTIGPTLHIDVESGRPIMGGPNGHGWLSGPAIKPLGVAVVAEIAKISKLPVIGVGGISQPEDVIEYVMAGATAVQVCTQAILEGPQVFRRLAEGVAKWLKEHGYSSIEDIRGIALKHLKPELAGWYEVKNPVVSEEKCIACGLCEQSCTYDAVHVLPKGNTRVAVVDTSKCYGCGVCTTVCPTRAIHFPANYWV; this is encoded by the coding sequence ATGAGTGTAGAAATATCTGTTGAGATAGCTGGTCTAAAATTCAGGAACCCGATACTGAACTCCGCATGTCCTATATCAAGAGATGGCAAAGCTATGGAGTTGCTTGCTGAGGGTGGTGCTGGAGGCTTAGTAGCTAAGACTATAGGTATTAAGCCGGCTAAAGTCCCGAGACCTCACATGGGCGTCATTAATAGAGGGTATTTAGGGTTAATGTCGCCTAAATACGAGAACGGAAAACTAGTAACTAAGATAGTAAATGTTAGAGGAGCATACTATGGATTCTTAAACGCTGAGCTCTGGTCTGACTTGCCGCCCGAGCAGTGGTTTAACGTGGAGTTACCTTACGCTAGGAGAGTTGCCGAGAAGCACGGAATACCACTTATAGCTAGCTTAGGGTACTGGGCGCACGAACTCAGAGAGTTAGGTCCTAAAGCTGTGAAGGCAGGTGCTCAAGGTATTGAGTTCTCAACACATTATGTGGGCTTTGAGTATAAGCCTGTCGTTGAGTCAGCTAAAGCACTGAAAGAAGTTGTGGAAGTCCCGGTATTCCCTAAGTTAAGCCCTCATCTAATAGGTCTTAAAGAAATGATAAGAGAGCTTGAGAAGGTAGGTGTTGACGGTGTCGTAGCGATAAACACTATAGGCCCCACACTACACATAGACGTAGAGAGCGGAAGACCTATTATGGGAGGGCCTAACGGACACGGGTGGCTCTCGGGACCTGCTATAAAACCTCTAGGAGTCGCCGTAGTAGCTGAGATAGCAAAAATAAGTAAGTTGCCTGTAATTGGGGTTGGAGGGATTTCTCAGCCTGAAGACGTGATTGAGTACGTTATGGCAGGCGCTACAGCCGTTCAAGTCTGTACTCAAGCCATACTAGAAGGTCCTCAAGTATTCAGGAGATTAGCTGAGGGTGTTGCTAAGTGGTTGAAGGAGCATGGCTACTCAAGCATAGAAGATATAAGAGGTATTGCGTTAAAGCACCTCAAGCCCGAGCTAGCCGGGTGGTATGAAGTTAAGAATCCCGTAGTTTCAGAAGAAAAATGTATTGCTTGCGGTCTCTGCGAGCAGTCATGCACTTACGACGCCGTACACGTGCTTCCTAAAGGCAACACTAGAGTGGCTGTCGTCGATACTAGTAAGTGTTACGGTTGCGGCGTCTGCACTACTGTGTGCCCCACAAGAGCTATTCACTTCCCAGCAAATTACTGGGTATAG
- a CDS encoding A24 family peptidase C-terminal domain-containing protein, translating into MSLEELVLVFAVLATLSYASISDLRTREVKEYVWVPAALLSVAINLLLGNYDLLQLVLASIPALLVLVFALLDMMGGADFLALLVVTLAHPRIFPKPLTYLTLVYSLVIPVVLVLSNLIYGLRNLRHYKELKCVRGSKTMLLLLGRPKKVSSFLNSKFTYLLTIPVEQQETLFECRASFSMDETYEEKIKSSVRELLEKGILKADDLVWVTPGLPQIVFYLLGYVAALMTPESLLRLIIPLT; encoded by the coding sequence TTGAGTCTTGAAGAACTAGTGTTAGTTTTCGCTGTCTTAGCTACTCTTTCGTACGCGTCTATATCAGACCTCAGAACTAGAGAAGTGAAAGAGTATGTATGGGTTCCTGCGGCACTCCTCTCAGTCGCGATTAATTTGTTGTTAGGTAATTACGACTTACTACAGCTAGTGCTTGCTTCTATACCTGCCCTACTAGTTTTAGTTTTCGCGTTACTTGATATGATGGGTGGGGCTGACTTCCTAGCCTTGTTAGTAGTGACCCTAGCACACCCGAGGATTTTCCCCAAGCCACTGACTTACTTGACTCTCGTGTATTCGCTAGTCATTCCCGTAGTATTGGTGCTGAGTAACTTGATTTACGGCTTAAGGAACCTCAGGCATTATAAGGAGCTTAAGTGCGTTAGGGGTAGTAAGACTATGCTACTATTGTTGGGGCGTCCTAAGAAGGTGAGTTCTTTCCTTAACTCAAAGTTCACGTATTTACTCACGATCCCGGTAGAACAGCAAGAGACTCTATTTGAGTGTCGCGCGTCGTTTTCTATGGATGAGACTTACGAGGAGAAAATAAAGAGTAGTGTGAGAGAGTTGCTGGAGAAAGGAATTCTCAAAGCTGATGACCTAGTATGGGTTACTCCCGGACTACCCCAGATAGTATTTTACTTGCTCGGTTATGTGGCGGCATTAATGACTCCTGAGTCTCTTCTTCGTCTTATAATTCCTTTAACGTGA
- a CDS encoding ornithine carbamoyltransferase codes for MTCLGKPWYVGIWEGQDYLSNLERTQEDIKLIIEAARDLERKFKAKVPTPYLKGQTLFMFFYNRSLRTRNSFEAGMSQLGGHAHFLSPQDVYTPTLPEDMEPYKTEAISDVARVLSRYGNGIAIRIYADAAKWIIGRGHRVIEEFAKWATIPVLNMEDDIFHPFQSLADIKAALDVVPNLRGKKFVVSYAYSGGLKPLAVPQDVAIMAAMMGAEVWIAHPPGFELMDNIMQKVRELADRYGGSVKVTYDMREAFEGATFVYPKAWSPKGFFPPFSADGKVHKEEAMEYQNKFKNWIVTMDLLEEAGKPYYMHCGPADRGQEVTDEVLDTYEKSLYFEEAENRLHVQKAVMAMVMGSKYE; via the coding sequence GTGACGTGTTTGGGTAAGCCCTGGTATGTAGGTATTTGGGAGGGTCAGGACTACCTCTCAAACCTGGAGAGGACTCAGGAAGACATAAAGTTGATTATTGAGGCTGCTAGAGACCTAGAAAGGAAGTTTAAGGCTAAAGTTCCTACACCCTACCTGAAGGGACAGACACTCTTTATGTTCTTCTATAATAGGTCTTTAAGGACTAGGAATAGTTTTGAGGCAGGCATGTCTCAGTTGGGTGGTCATGCACACTTCCTCAGTCCTCAAGACGTCTACACGCCGACGCTCCCAGAAGATATGGAGCCCTACAAGACTGAAGCTATAAGCGATGTTGCTAGGGTTTTAAGTAGGTATGGGAACGGGATTGCTATAAGGATCTATGCTGACGCAGCTAAGTGGATTATAGGGAGGGGTCATAGAGTAATTGAGGAATTCGCTAAGTGGGCTACTATACCCGTCCTCAACATGGAAGACGACATATTCCACCCGTTCCAGTCTTTAGCTGATATTAAGGCTGCTCTAGACGTAGTGCCTAACCTGAGAGGTAAGAAGTTCGTGGTTTCTTACGCTTACTCCGGCGGCCTTAAGCCTCTAGCTGTTCCTCAAGACGTGGCAATCATGGCTGCTATGATGGGTGCTGAAGTCTGGATCGCTCACCCACCGGGGTTTGAGTTAATGGATAACATAATGCAGAAAGTTAGGGAATTAGCTGACCGTTACGGCGGTTCTGTTAAGGTAACTTACGACATGAGAGAAGCTTTCGAGGGCGCGACCTTCGTATACCCGAAGGCATGGAGTCCTAAAGGATTCTTCCCACCCTTCAGTGCTGACGGCAAAGTACATAAAGAAGAAGCTATGGAGTACCAAAACAAATTCAAGAACTGGATAGTGACGATGGACCTCCTAGAAGAAGCAGGGAAACCATACTACATGCACTGCGGTCCAGCAGACAGAGGGCAAGAAGTAACAGACGAAGTACTAGACACCTACGAGAAGTCACTATACTTCGAAGAAGCTGAGAACAGACTACACGTGCAGAAAGCCGTAATGGCTATGGTCATGGGAAGCAAGTACGAGTGA
- a CDS encoding ornithine carbamoyltransferase, protein MRNLVYELTGKDLITTQEWSVDELRIALNLAKEFKWVAHYYGVSKIPPILERKTFFMLFFAGSTRTRAAFEAGMTYLGGHAQYIGAQETRIGEGEAVKDVAAMYERYGHGLGIRILDKAIDYKHGAGNQLIREVAKNVKIPVINMADDQFHPTQALADYMTFEEIFPNPRGKKYVIMWAYSPVVRGPCSINEDLLMFTRMGVDVTVVYPPGYELFPDVVEWAKENAKNSGSVVEFSNDYREALRGANAVFPRNWASRTLQELGYSKYGQEELKNYEKFKDWRVTKELMELMDKSGVLMHVMPIFRNAEADDEVVDSPRSVLYEQAENGLWTKMAVLALTMAGLK, encoded by the coding sequence TTGAGGAACCTGGTTTATGAGTTAACAGGTAAGGACTTAATAACAACTCAGGAGTGGAGTGTTGACGAGTTAAGAATAGCACTAAACCTTGCTAAAGAGTTTAAGTGGGTTGCTCACTACTATGGCGTAAGCAAGATACCGCCTATCCTCGAGAGAAAAACTTTCTTTATGTTGTTCTTTGCCGGCTCGACAAGAACTAGAGCAGCTTTCGAGGCAGGCATGACTTACTTAGGCGGTCATGCACAGTACATAGGAGCTCAGGAAACGCGTATTGGGGAGGGTGAAGCAGTCAAGGACGTGGCTGCGATGTATGAGAGGTATGGTCACGGCTTAGGTATAAGAATACTTGATAAGGCTATAGACTACAAACACGGCGCAGGAAATCAGTTAATACGTGAAGTTGCTAAAAACGTTAAAATACCTGTGATTAACATGGCTGACGACCAGTTTCACCCGACGCAGGCCTTAGCCGACTACATGACATTCGAGGAAATATTTCCTAATCCTAGAGGTAAGAAGTACGTCATAATGTGGGCTTACTCTCCAGTCGTCAGAGGTCCTTGCAGTATTAACGAAGACCTCCTAATGTTTACTAGAATGGGTGTTGACGTCACCGTAGTGTATCCACCGGGCTACGAGTTATTCCCTGACGTCGTTGAGTGGGCTAAGGAGAACGCTAAGAATTCAGGCTCTGTTGTAGAGTTCAGTAATGATTATAGGGAGGCTTTAAGAGGGGCTAACGCCGTATTCCCAAGGAACTGGGCGTCAAGAACTCTTCAAGAGTTAGGTTACAGCAAATACGGACAAGAAGAACTAAAGAACTACGAGAAATTCAAAGATTGGAGAGTCACTAAAGAGTTGATGGAACTCATGGATAAGTCTGGAGTCTTAATGCATGTGATGCCTATCTTCAGAAACGCTGAAGCAGATGATGAAGTAGTTGACAGCCCGAGATCAGTTCTCTACGAACAAGCAGAGAACGGCTTATGGACTAAGATGGCTGTCCTAGCCCTAACAATGGCTGGACTCAAATAA
- a CDS encoding amidohydrolase: MEKVDLLINNALIVTMNSTRDVIPRGFIAVRDGKIVDVGLGDGRSKYAAEEYVELKRSVVTPGFVCAHTHFYGLLLTGSPWFGVIEAPSDFQQNLQRIWWALDESLTYDDVYVSALLGSILFARTGTTFFKDLLDAPNIIQNSLDYVEKGVVEVGLRGFAGFSVTQRRSLSEGYDGIAENERFVRKTHGSPDSNVKGVFTLHASFTVTDDVLIKTRELADKYGTIYAMHLEEGLIDVYHSIERYGKRPVERLRDIGFLSPRFLAIHGVQVTEDELMILKQHDVKIAHNAMSNMINGVGVPPIPKMLSLGMTVGIGNDGYVMDVFENMRSTYLVHKVVNKDPRLMSPLKVVEMATIDAARALNVHDKIGSIEVGKDADITILVPEFTHTPLDERTVYGHLVNTFSGKDVWGVLVRGKWVTKERRLVTVDLDKVIDYSEKVINRLWDRMLSMEIKYKIEWLKP; the protein is encoded by the coding sequence TTGGAAAAGGTAGATTTACTAATAAATAATGCTTTGATAGTCACAATGAATTCCACGAGAGACGTTATTCCGCGAGGCTTTATTGCTGTTAGGGATGGCAAGATAGTTGATGTTGGTTTAGGTGACGGCAGGAGTAAGTATGCCGCCGAAGAGTATGTAGAGCTGAAGAGGAGTGTCGTGACTCCGGGTTTCGTGTGTGCTCACACACATTTCTATGGACTCCTCCTGACTGGCTCGCCCTGGTTTGGCGTGATTGAGGCGCCGTCAGATTTCCAGCAGAATTTACAAAGGATTTGGTGGGCACTTGACGAGTCTCTCACGTATGATGACGTTTACGTTAGTGCTTTGTTAGGGTCTATACTTTTCGCCAGGACTGGAACAACTTTCTTTAAGGACTTGCTAGATGCTCCCAACATAATCCAGAATTCATTAGACTATGTAGAGAAGGGGGTTGTTGAAGTTGGTTTAAGAGGCTTTGCAGGCTTCTCAGTAACTCAGAGGAGGAGTTTGAGTGAAGGCTATGATGGTATAGCAGAGAACGAGAGGTTCGTCAGGAAAACTCACGGCAGTCCTGACAGTAACGTTAAGGGTGTTTTCACCCTACATGCGTCTTTCACAGTCACTGATGATGTCTTGATTAAGACTAGAGAATTGGCTGATAAGTATGGGACTATATACGCTATGCACTTAGAGGAAGGACTCATTGACGTCTACCACAGTATTGAACGGTACGGTAAGAGACCTGTAGAGAGGTTGAGAGACATAGGATTCTTGTCGCCAAGGTTTCTCGCTATTCACGGTGTTCAGGTTACTGAGGACGAATTAATGATACTGAAACAACATGACGTTAAGATAGCGCACAACGCTATGAGTAACATGATAAACGGGGTTGGAGTCCCTCCAATACCTAAGATGTTGTCGCTAGGAATGACTGTAGGTATAGGTAACGATGGGTATGTAATGGATGTTTTCGAGAACATGAGGTCAACTTACTTAGTTCATAAGGTAGTGAATAAAGACCCTAGGTTGATGAGCCCCCTCAAGGTTGTTGAGATGGCTACTATCGATGCTGCCAGAGCTCTTAATGTTCACGATAAGATAGGTTCTATAGAAGTAGGTAAAGACGCTGACATAACCATATTAGTGCCTGAATTCACGCATACTCCTCTTGACGAGAGGACTGTGTATGGACACTTAGTCAACACATTTAGTGGTAAGGATGTGTGGGGAGTCTTAGTTAGGGGTAAGTGGGTCACTAAAGAGAGGCGTCTAGTAACTGTTGACTTAGATAAAGTTATTGACTATTCTGAGAAAGTCATAAACAGACTTTGGGACAGGATGCTATCTATGGAAATTAAATACAAGATTGAGTGGCTCAAGCCCTGA